A genomic segment from Alteribacillus bidgolensis encodes:
- a CDS encoding LysM peptidoglycan-binding domain-containing protein: MRIHVVEAGESVWEISRRYQTDINQIILVNQLENPNVLVVGQALVIPEPGREYVVQAGDTLWGIAQRFGVSVQELAEVNQITNPSLLYIGEMLVLPYFPHMVQPGESLWAMAQRYGVSMNQIIAVNNIADPNMLFIGQILYIPRRPRPVKDINAYTTSMDEEGSSEVLALGRNFTYIAPFTYSIKEDGFITELQDMAVLEAARPTNTAPLLVLTNFSNGSFDSDIAATILRNTELQEILITNILDTMEAKGHTGVNLDFEYVYPEDRENYNNFLRRTVARLHPEGYTVSTALAPKDRAGQEGLLYEAHDYPAHGEIVDFVVLMTYEWGWAGGRPLAIAPINEVREVLDYAVTEIPREKILMGIPLYGRDWRIPWVEGTFARTVSPMEALQLAADYGAAIEYDETYQSPFFRYVDETAQEHEVWFEDARSMQVKYETIEEYGLRGGSYWVLGIPFPQNWPVLRDRFTIRKL; the protein is encoded by the coding sequence ATGCGGATTCATGTGGTGGAAGCTGGAGAATCAGTATGGGAAATATCCCGGCGTTACCAAACGGATATCAATCAAATCATTTTAGTAAATCAATTGGAGAACCCTAATGTATTGGTAGTGGGGCAGGCGCTCGTCATTCCTGAACCTGGCCGTGAATACGTCGTACAGGCTGGTGATACGCTCTGGGGGATCGCACAGCGTTTTGGCGTTTCGGTACAAGAGCTCGCGGAGGTCAATCAAATCACCAATCCTTCTCTTCTTTATATAGGCGAGATGCTGGTCCTTCCTTACTTTCCTCATATGGTCCAGCCCGGGGAAAGCTTGTGGGCCATGGCACAGCGGTATGGAGTGTCCATGAACCAAATCATTGCAGTGAACAATATTGCTGATCCAAACATGCTTTTTATCGGCCAGATTCTTTATATCCCAAGGAGGCCGAGACCAGTAAAAGATATTAATGCTTATACAACCAGCATGGATGAAGAAGGAAGCAGTGAAGTACTTGCATTAGGAAGAAACTTTACCTATATAGCCCCATTTACTTACTCCATAAAAGAAGACGGCTTCATCACAGAGCTGCAGGATATGGCGGTGTTAGAAGCAGCAAGACCCACGAATACAGCGCCGTTACTCGTATTGACTAATTTTTCAAATGGCTCGTTCGATTCCGATATCGCAGCAACCATTCTCAGAAACACGGAGCTGCAGGAAATATTGATCACTAACATTTTGGATACAATGGAGGCTAAAGGACACACAGGTGTCAATTTAGATTTTGAATATGTGTATCCAGAAGACAGAGAAAACTATAACAATTTTCTACGACGTACAGTGGCCAGGCTGCATCCGGAAGGATATACGGTCTCTACAGCTTTAGCACCGAAAGACCGTGCCGGCCAGGAAGGACTGTTATATGAAGCGCATGATTATCCAGCTCACGGTGAAATTGTTGATTTTGTGGTGCTGATGACATATGAATGGGGATGGGCCGGTGGCAGACCATTGGCGATTGCACCTATTAATGAGGTTAGAGAAGTGTTGGATTATGCAGTTACCGAAATCCCGAGGGAAAAAATATTAATGGGAATACCGCTCTATGGAAGGGATTGGCGAATACCCTGGGTAGAAGGCACATTCGCACGAACCGTGAGTCCTATGGAAGCGCTGCAGCTGGCAGCGGATTACGGAGCGGCAATCGAATATGATGAAACCTATCAGTCCCCTTTCTTTCGCTATGTGGATGAAACGGCTCAAGAACATGAAGTGTGGTTTGAGGATGCCAGAAGCATGCAGGTGAAATATGAGACGATCGAAGAGTACGGATTGAGAGGCGGAAGTTATTGGGTGCTTGGCATACCGTTTCCACAAAACTGGCCTGTCCTTCGTGATCGATTTACAATAAGAAAACTATAG
- a CDS encoding CobW family GTP-binding protein: MANKIDIYILSGFLGSGKSTLLARLLEFEQYQGRKLGVIMNEMGEKSIDSAIVPGDVTLKELLNGCICCSLQGTLSSQMKDMADTYELDAIYIESTGAAHLIEVVDACTHLSIVHNVDLKGIVTVVNAKQWLEGRMSGKLKKLLKEQVKHADAIIVNKIDTIDEIEKDGLMEGIRTINPEAVRIPAVFADIDLSRLQSIKRKHTSQEHTHEHYHLHLHTFTVSVKNPVNRIQLEKKLMEVSGQLYRAKGFVRLDETPGLHLFNYSYGVTMYERCRQQKDYTTELVFIGENLNEEQIKTTVSECQTNE, encoded by the coding sequence ATGGCTAATAAAATAGATATTTATATTCTAAGTGGTTTTTTAGGAAGCGGGAAAAGTACATTGCTTGCTCGGCTCCTTGAATTTGAGCAATATCAAGGTAGAAAACTCGGTGTCATCATGAACGAGATGGGGGAAAAAAGCATTGATTCTGCCATCGTACCCGGTGATGTTACCTTAAAAGAATTATTAAATGGATGTATTTGCTGTAGCCTCCAAGGTACATTGAGTTCACAAATGAAAGACATGGCCGACACTTATGAATTGGACGCTATCTATATTGAATCTACAGGGGCCGCACATCTCATTGAGGTCGTTGATGCGTGTACACACTTGTCTATCGTTCACAATGTAGACTTGAAAGGGATTGTGACTGTTGTAAATGCCAAACAATGGCTGGAAGGAAGAATGAGTGGAAAGCTGAAAAAACTGCTTAAAGAACAAGTCAAACATGCAGATGCGATTATTGTTAATAAAATAGATACCATAGATGAAATCGAAAAAGATGGATTAATGGAAGGAATTCGTACTATTAATCCTGAAGCGGTGAGGATACCGGCTGTGTTTGCAGATATTGATCTGTCTAGATTGCAATCGATAAAAAGAAAACACACATCCCAAGAACATACGCATGAACATTACCACCTTCATTTGCATACATTCACTGTCTCTGTCAAAAACCCAGTGAACCGTATTCAACTAGAGAAAAAGTTAATGGAGGTATCAGGCCAACTTTATCGAGCAAAAGGGTTTGTTCGGTTAGATGAAACACCTGGTCTCCATCTTTTTAATTATTCTTACGGAGTTACGATGTATGAACGCTGTCGTCAACAGAAGGACTATACAACGGAATTAGTATTTATCGGCGAGAACCTTAACGAAGAACAAATCAAAACAACGGTATCTGAATGTCAAACAAACGAGTAG
- a CDS encoding MBL fold metallo-hydrolase: protein MKSKELKKLEWIVATHPDVDHIGSLIDVLNEVEVKMYWIVEKNTPQILTVGHHGVDVYKSGIYR, encoded by the coding sequence TTGAAGAGCAAGGAATTGAAGAAATTAGAATGGATAGTTGCCACACATCCTGATGTGGACCATATTGGTAGTTTAATCGACGTTCTGAACGAGGTTGAAGTAAAAATGTATTGGATAGTGGAAAAGAACACACCACAGATACTTACAGTTGGCCACCACGGAGTTGACGTCTACAAGTCAGGCATTTATAGATGA
- the sda gene encoding sporulation histidine kinase inhibitor Sda, which produces MGLEEMSISVLVETSEKAKELELDNDFINILEEALKKRYIHQ; this is translated from the coding sequence ATGGGTCTAGAGGAGATGTCAATTTCCGTTCTTGTAGAAACATCCGAGAAGGCGAAGGAATTAGAGCTTGACAATGATTTTATTAACATTTTAGAAGAAGCATTAAAGAAACGTTATATACATCAGTGA
- a CDS encoding tyrosine-type recombinase/integrase codes for MKTTKSSLYTKYKGLSPNLQVIKKRSAKTINAKLSAIQKYNEFLIAVGVQEDMVITKKMKKKIQQTYASPAQFTEKEVHKFIQAVVEKQNVRDYALIILLAFTGCRISEALNIEISRDLHLLSSELVIYSGKGDKQRTVLLNQKVIQALKDYLEVRKKHKYTDSPYLFLSNKGPNLSRMTANDMFRKYSQLAGLEQVLSPHDLRHYFLFSCTRKWI; via the coding sequence TTGAAAACAACCAAGAGCTCTTTATATACAAAATATAAAGGACTATCTCCAAATCTTCAGGTGATTAAAAAACGAAGTGCTAAAACGATAAACGCTAAACTTTCGGCTATTCAAAAATATAATGAATTTCTGATAGCAGTTGGCGTTCAAGAAGACATGGTCATTACAAAGAAAATGAAGAAAAAAATTCAACAAACCTATGCCTCACCAGCACAATTTACCGAAAAAGAGGTCCATAAATTTATTCAAGCTGTTGTTGAAAAGCAAAATGTTCGAGACTATGCCCTGATAATTTTGCTTGCTTTTACAGGCTGCCGGATTAGTGAAGCTTTAAATATTGAGATTAGTCGAGATTTGCACCTATTATCTTCAGAGTTAGTCATTTATTCTGGAAAGGGAGATAAACAACGTACTGTCCTTTTAAATCAAAAGGTGATCCAAGCTTTAAAAGATTACTTGGAAGTACGAAAAAAACATAAGTATACAGACAGTCCCTATTTATTTTTATCTAACAAAGGGCCAAATTTAAGCCGTATGACGGCTAACGATATGTTTCGAAAGTATAGTCAGCTAGCTGGATTGGAACAAGTGTTAAGCCCTCATGATTTAAGACACTACTTTTTGTTCTCATGCACTAGAAAATGGATTTGA
- a CDS encoding GerAB/ArcD/ProY family transporter, giving the protein MKKIDQKYTRKPVFINILIKICAYFNQSFFKTVKLFYKRYDFLSNPQSAVISSGFILSYTTSLNIAVLSVEEVERSTFPLLSTIGRVNLFEFIQRLDALVVFTLLINMFFKISIFFYVAVIGMVDLFKLKNHQQIVTSRDYSHFFIYDDCLRFCGTY; this is encoded by the coding sequence ATAAAAAAGATTGATCAAAAATATACAAGAAAGCCTGTTTTTATCAACATTCTTATAAAAATCTGTGCTTATTTTAATCAATCTTTTTTCAAAACAGTTAAACTTTTTTATAAACGGTACGACTTTCTTTCAAATCCACAGTCTGCCGTAATTTCAAGTGGGTTTATCTTAAGTTATACAACAAGTTTAAATATCGCTGTTCTTAGTGTTGAAGAAGTGGAGAGATCTACTTTTCCATTGTTATCAACCATCGGAAGGGTCAACCTTTTCGAGTTTATCCAACGACTTGATGCTCTTGTTGTCTTTACTCTTCTGATTAATATGTTTTTCAAAATATCCATCTTTTTTTATGTTGCAGTCATTGGAATGGTCGATTTGTTCAAGTTAAAAAATCATCAACAAATTGTTACCAGCCGGGATTATTCTCATTTTTTTATCTATGACGATTGCCTCCGATTCTGCGGAACATATTGA
- a CDS encoding GerAB/ArcD/ProY family transporter, with protein MEKAKVSAIQLFAMMFMFEMGTSLVISNAIDAKKDAWLAILLGLCGGIILFFIYYFLFRQYPNLPLTGYVREIFGEYLGWVIGLLYIFYFLYTTTHNIRSFGELLFTSTMPRTPLLAINILFVLTICYVLYLGIEVLGRTAEVFIVIMIFLGFTGNVFIYFSGNVDLHNLQPFLENGWKPILTTAFPLTTFFPFGEMIIFTMLLPYLNRSELAKKVGLFVLL; from the coding sequence ATGGAGAAAGCAAAAGTTAGTGCCATTCAACTATTTGCCATGATGTTTATGTTTGAGATGGGGACTTCATTGGTCATAAGTAATGCAATAGATGCCAAAAAGGACGCCTGGCTTGCTATTCTTTTAGGACTGTGCGGGGGAATTATCTTATTTTTCATTTATTACTTTTTATTTCGTCAATATCCAAATCTACCACTTACAGGATATGTTAGAGAAATATTTGGTGAATACCTGGGGTGGGTCATTGGCCTGTTATACATTTTCTACTTTTTGTATACTACTACCCATAATATTCGTAGTTTCGGGGAGTTGCTGTTTACATCGACCATGCCAAGAACCCCTTTATTGGCAATCAATATCTTGTTTGTTCTTACCATTTGTTATGTACTTTATCTAGGGATTGAAGTATTAGGGAGAACAGCAGAAGTATTTATTGTCATTATGATCTTTTTGGGATTCACAGGAAATGTTTTCATCTATTTTTCAGGTAATGTCGATCTCCATAATTTGCAGCCGTTTCTGGAAAATGGATGGAAACCAATCTTAACGACAGCCTTTCCACTAACTACTTTTTTCCCTTTCGGAGAAATGATTATCTTTACCATGCTGCTTCCTTATCTAAATCGGTCCGAATTAGCTAAAAAAGTTGGGCTGTTTGTGTTGCTTTGA
- a CDS encoding Ger(x)C family spore germination protein: protein MKHRPLIILFVLLSTALLSGCWDRNELQDLNIVSAIGIDEGDDDVENRYLVTVQIIDEGQIASGQGQGGQSELSPVTTHSATGSTVAEALRKIAPKVPQELFFPHVQIMVIGEELARKEGIQDLFDWIDRDAQFRRLFPILIVRDNTAKNLLQITTALEKLPSAKILGGLESSQKIWGEYASTRADQVIQQLGEEGANLTGVEINGDPREGNKLTNVQQISPKTIVEIKGLAIFKKGTLKKWLDDDAARGATWINNEITKTILNLDCEKKEKGIAVDMTRSKTDIKAEIKNKKPVIQVTVRSEGAISEVHCPIDLDKHESIEKLEKQMVMEIKEEIMMAVEAAKEQKTDIFRFGETVNREDPKLWKKIKKEWDDEIFPETEVNVNVQAFIRRSGLRTKPYIK, encoded by the coding sequence ATGAAACATAGACCATTGATTATTCTTTTTGTACTTTTATCTACTGCATTGCTGTCAGGCTGTTGGGATCGTAACGAATTACAAGATCTTAACATCGTAAGCGCTATCGGCATTGATGAAGGCGACGATGATGTGGAAAACAGATATCTCGTCACCGTCCAAATTATAGATGAAGGACAAATAGCCAGTGGACAAGGGCAAGGAGGACAATCAGAATTGTCTCCTGTTACGACCCATTCAGCTACAGGAAGCACCGTTGCGGAGGCACTCCGAAAAATTGCGCCAAAGGTACCTCAGGAACTTTTTTTTCCTCATGTACAAATAATGGTAATTGGCGAGGAGCTAGCGAGAAAAGAAGGGATTCAAGATTTGTTTGATTGGATTGATCGTGACGCCCAATTTCGTAGGCTTTTTCCTATTTTAATTGTAAGAGATAATACTGCAAAGAATCTACTCCAAATCACGACAGCATTAGAGAAATTACCCTCTGCCAAAATTCTTGGCGGATTAGAATCCTCTCAAAAGATCTGGGGAGAGTACGCAAGTACCCGTGCCGATCAAGTCATCCAACAATTAGGAGAAGAAGGGGCAAATTTAACGGGGGTTGAGATTAATGGTGATCCGAGAGAAGGGAATAAGTTAACAAACGTTCAACAAATATCTCCTAAAACAATCGTAGAAATAAAAGGACTTGCCATTTTTAAAAAGGGTACACTCAAAAAATGGTTGGATGACGATGCTGCCCGTGGGGCTACATGGATTAATAATGAGATAACCAAAACCATTTTGAATCTTGATTGTGAAAAGAAAGAAAAGGGGATTGCCGTTGACATGACACGCTCTAAAACGGATATTAAAGCGGAAATTAAAAACAAAAAACCCGTTATTCAGGTCACAGTTCGATCAGAAGGCGCCATCTCGGAAGTCCATTGTCCAATCGATCTCGATAAACATGAATCCATTGAAAAACTTGAAAAACAGATGGTGATGGAAATAAAAGAGGAAATCATGATGGCTGTGGAAGCCGCCAAAGAACAAAAAACCGATATTTTTCGTTTTGGGGAAACTGTCAACCGGGAGGACCCAAAATTATGGAAAAAGATAAAGAAAGAATGGGATGATGAAATTTTTCCTGAAACAGAAGTCAACGTAAACGTACAAGCGTTTATTCGACGGTCAGGCTTGCGGACAAAACCATATATAAAATAA
- a CDS encoding spore germination protein, with amino-acid sequence MNSAWNRLTKIQKKRKQTLQYEETEINPNKLEISHYLDENLKNIKEALGNSDDLNIREFKMGKPSLHKVALIYINGLSDTSINSNSIIERLMGNVNDTASVDPQSPSKLFTYVKENILTVEKVEDITDWNKMLLSLISGQSILFIDGWDHAISCSAEGGELRSITEPTSEPSVRGPKESFVESLITNTAMVRRRIKSPNLWVETMKLGKITQTDVAIMYVKGIVNDKLLTEVKERLSKIEADEIASSNTIEEWINDDTWTPWPTIFLTERPDVVAGNLMEGRIVIFVNGTPIPLILPATWIQFFQTAEDYYLRWQMTSFLRLLRIISFLITLLGPSLFIAFIAYHAELIPTPLLVSLTAQRQQIPFPVFIEALLMEVTFEVLREAGVRMPRPIGQAVSIVGALVLGEAAVAAGIVSSSMVIVVAGTAIASLTIPHHTMVYAVRLLRFPMMMLAASFGLYGVGLGVIVLVAHTCSVRSFGIPYLAPFAPIIFADLKDTLTRFPKPFLSTRPRLINQTKITRTGTTQNLGPSPRESQIKDNESKRDSNET; translated from the coding sequence ATGAACAGTGCATGGAATCGGTTAACAAAAATACAGAAAAAAAGAAAGCAGACACTACAGTATGAGGAAACAGAAATAAACCCAAACAAACTGGAAATCAGTCACTATTTAGATGAAAACCTTAAAAATATTAAGGAAGCTTTAGGGAACAGCGATGATTTAAATATTCGTGAATTTAAAATGGGAAAACCTTCCCTGCATAAAGTTGCACTTATTTATATAAATGGGTTATCAGATACTTCGATCAATAGCAATTCTATTATAGAAAGACTAATGGGGAATGTTAACGATACTGCAAGTGTTGATCCCCAATCACCGAGCAAATTATTTACATACGTTAAAGAGAATATCTTAACAGTTGAGAAAGTTGAGGACATAACGGACTGGAATAAGATGTTGCTTTCCCTCATATCTGGACAATCTATTCTTTTCATTGATGGCTGGGATCATGCCATTAGCTGTTCGGCAGAAGGCGGGGAGTTAAGATCCATTACAGAACCAACGTCAGAACCTTCTGTCCGAGGGCCTAAAGAAAGCTTTGTTGAGTCACTTATTACCAATACAGCCATGGTTCGCCGTAGAATTAAAAGCCCTAATTTATGGGTTGAAACCATGAAGCTTGGGAAAATCACACAAACAGATGTAGCCATTATGTACGTAAAAGGGATTGTTAATGATAAGCTTCTTACCGAAGTCAAAGAACGACTGAGTAAAATTGAAGCAGATGAAATTGCTAGTTCCAATACAATTGAAGAATGGATTAATGACGACACATGGACACCTTGGCCAACCATATTTTTAACGGAACGTCCAGATGTTGTGGCAGGAAATTTAATGGAAGGACGAATAGTAATTTTTGTTAATGGGACACCGATTCCGTTAATTTTACCAGCAACATGGATTCAGTTTTTTCAAACGGCTGAAGATTATTATTTGCGGTGGCAAATGACCAGTTTTTTGAGACTTCTAAGAATTATTTCATTCTTAATCACCCTACTAGGACCGTCCCTTTTTATTGCGTTTATTGCATATCATGCGGAATTGATTCCAACACCTTTATTAGTTAGCCTGACAGCACAGCGACAACAAATTCCATTTCCGGTATTTATAGAGGCCCTATTAATGGAAGTTACATTTGAGGTTTTGCGGGAAGCTGGTGTTCGGATGCCGCGTCCGATCGGGCAGGCTGTTTCAATCGTTGGTGCACTTGTATTGGGAGAAGCAGCTGTTGCGGCTGGAATTGTTTCAAGTTCCATGGTCATTGTGGTGGCAGGTACGGCAATTGCCAGTTTGACCATCCCCCATCACACTATGGTGTATGCAGTACGTTTACTTCGATTTCCGATGATGATGTTAGCAGCTTCTTTTGGGCTTTACGGAGTGGGACTAGGAGTCATTGTGTTAGTCGCACACACTTGTAGCGTGCGCTCTTTTGGTATTCCGTATTTAGCTCCATTTGCCCCAATCATTTTTGCTGATTTGAAAGATACGCTCACTCGTTTCCCAAAGCCGTTTTTGTCAACACGTCCTCGATTAATTAACCAAACGAAAATAACGAGGACAGGTACTACCCAAAATCTAGGGCCGTCACCGAGAGAAAGTCAAATAAAAGACAACGAATCAAAGAGGGATTCCAATGAAACATAG